A stretch of Roseibium porphyridii DNA encodes these proteins:
- a CDS encoding mandelate racemase/muconate lactonizing enzyme family protein, translating to MKEASGVVDYEATPVSRGWEDRAARIASITPFVVRVGKRNQLLVKLVTEDGLHGWGESGLSGREGAVSAAIDHFASFLLGQDSRRIGRIWQECYRSQYFEGGRVLTAALSAIDIALHDVLGKRLGVPVYQLLGGRQRDVVPTFASTMATTRSELLRQSRELVQAGWDCIRIYPSNFRDNVTFDPKAGLGDVAGDLIEIRKEFGHAVTLGIDMHHRLSVAEAASFCAMLPAGTLDFLEEPIRSEAPEAYASLRTMTNIPFAVGEEFASKWAAAPFLEQGLTQYMRLDICNIGGFTEAMKVAGWSERFYIDLMPHNPLGPICTAATVHMSAAVSNFSWLETRQSPVEDLGFHDPALFPVQPVLDGPNYQIPEGPGLGVEVDEEAISGQSPAHVEAPHLRHPDGSVTNW from the coding sequence ATGAAAGAGGCTTCAGGAGTTGTTGACTATGAGGCAACGCCAGTCTCGCGGGGATGGGAGGATCGCGCAGCGCGGATTGCATCCATCACGCCCTTTGTCGTTCGTGTGGGCAAACGAAATCAGTTGCTGGTCAAGCTGGTGACGGAAGACGGATTGCATGGTTGGGGTGAAAGCGGCCTTTCCGGACGGGAAGGGGCGGTCTCGGCAGCGATCGATCATTTTGCTTCCTTTCTTCTGGGTCAGGATTCCAGGCGCATCGGCCGGATATGGCAGGAATGCTACCGCAGTCAGTATTTTGAAGGTGGCAGGGTCCTGACGGCGGCTCTTTCCGCAATCGACATCGCGCTGCATGATGTTCTGGGTAAGCGGCTGGGCGTACCGGTCTATCAATTGCTCGGCGGTCGGCAGCGAGATGTCGTTCCGACATTCGCGAGCACTATGGCGACAACGCGCTCTGAGCTGCTGAGGCAAAGCCGTGAACTCGTGCAGGCGGGATGGGATTGCATAAGGATCTATCCGTCGAACTTCAGAGACAATGTGACTTTCGACCCGAAGGCCGGTCTTGGGGATGTGGCCGGAGATCTGATTGAAATCAGAAAGGAATTCGGACACGCGGTCACGCTAGGCATCGACATGCACCACCGGTTGAGTGTTGCTGAGGCCGCCAGCTTCTGCGCCATGCTGCCAGCCGGTACACTGGACTTTCTGGAAGAGCCCATTCGCAGCGAAGCGCCGGAGGCGTATGCATCGCTGCGTACGATGACAAATATCCCTTTTGCTGTCGGTGAGGAGTTCGCATCAAAATGGGCTGCCGCTCCCTTTCTGGAGCAGGGGCTGACGCAATATATGCGTCTCGATATCTGCAATATCGGTGGCTTCACCGAGGCGATGAAGGTCGCGGGCTGGTCAGAGCGGTTCTACATCGACTTGATGCCCCACAATCCGCTTGGGCCCATCTGCACGGCCGCAACCGTTCACATGTCAGCGGCTGTGTCTAATTTCAGCTGGCTGGAAACGCGCCAATCTCCGGTCGAGGATCTCGGATTTCACGATCCCGCATTGTTTCCCGTTCAGCCCGTTCTGGATGGCCCCAATTATCAAATTCCCGAAGGACCCGGACTGGGAGTGGAGGTCGACGAAGAAGCGATCTCCGGTCAAAGCCCGGCTCATGTTGAAGCGCCGCACCTGCGGCACCCGGATGGTTCGGTCACCAATTGGTGA
- a CDS encoding ABC transporter ATP-binding protein, which translates to MPLIRMHTEPDQTRQNAQPLVEIRGLKTHFFTDDGVVKAVEGVDLDIHANRTHCILGESGCGKSIMARSILRIVDAPGKIVEGSITYRPGDGRSVDLAKMRPGSRDLREIRGQDIAMIFQEPMSSLGPITKIGKQIVETIQLHRRVSKLEAKEQAIELLDKVGIPRPSERFEAYPFELSGGMRQRAMIAMALSCRPRLLIADEPTTALDVTTQAQILDLIAELKEELEMGVLLITHDLGVVSEVAEDVSVMYMGKVVEKGDVFSIFEDPRHPYTQALMQSVPKLGMEKRRRLPAIKGMVPHPLARPSGCAFRTRCGQAMAGICDKDEPRLLRTGKTDVACFLYQEEAANV; encoded by the coding sequence ATGCCGCTGATCCGCATGCACACTGAACCAGACCAGACAAGACAAAACGCGCAGCCGCTGGTCGAGATCCGGGGTCTGAAGACGCATTTCTTTACCGACGATGGGGTGGTGAAGGCAGTCGAAGGTGTCGATCTGGACATTCACGCAAACAGAACGCACTGCATATTGGGTGAGTCCGGATGCGGCAAGTCGATCATGGCACGCTCGATCCTCCGGATTGTTGATGCGCCGGGCAAGATCGTGGAGGGCAGCATCACTTACCGGCCCGGAGACGGGCGTTCTGTCGACCTTGCGAAAATGCGTCCTGGCTCGCGGGATCTTCGCGAAATCCGCGGACAGGACATTGCCATGATTTTCCAGGAGCCGATGTCCTCACTCGGGCCGATTACGAAGATTGGAAAGCAGATTGTCGAGACGATCCAGCTGCATCGGCGTGTGAGCAAATTGGAAGCAAAGGAACAGGCGATCGAGTTGCTCGACAAGGTGGGCATTCCCCGTCCTTCTGAAAGGTTCGAGGCTTATCCCTTCGAATTGTCGGGGGGCATGCGTCAGCGCGCCATGATCGCCATGGCGCTTTCATGCAGGCCGCGCCTTCTGATTGCCGATGAACCGACCACTGCACTGGATGTCACTACGCAGGCGCAGATCCTTGATCTGATCGCTGAACTGAAGGAAGAGTTGGAGATGGGCGTCCTGCTCATCACACATGATCTTGGTGTCGTCTCGGAAGTCGCTGAAGACGTTTCGGTCATGTATATGGGCAAAGTCGTCGAGAAGGGCGATGTCTTTTCGATCTTTGAGGATCCGCGTCATCCCTATACCCAGGCCCTGATGCAGTCAGTTCCGAAACTGGGGATGGAGAAACGCCGCAGGCTGCCGGCGATTAAGGGGATGGTGCCCCACCCGCTGGCACGACCTTCAGGCTGTGCCTTTCGCACAAGATGCGGCCAGGCCATGGCTGGTATCTGCGACAAGGATGAACCCAGGCTTTTGAGAACCGGCAAAACGGATGTCGCCTGTTTCCTTTATCAGGAGGAGGCCGCAAATGTCTGA
- a CDS encoding GntR family transcriptional regulator, with product MSAFSKSDDQEASLYEAVLDEISTGRLEAGQRLKVSELANRFGVSTSPVREVLRLLQGEGFVEIHPNRGAVVKQADANTIQNIFEVLQLLEPYFVSWFADYAQPEMIEEMEDIQRRIEELPTADLIAFRKLDIEFHWAICRQHYNHVAADLWRKLRTALNVHGAKLRISPVRYQTIMEEHRELIAAFKAHDAARAEAAINKHVAGSFTQMSQQMRALGI from the coding sequence ATGAGCGCATTCAGCAAATCCGATGACCAGGAAGCTTCGTTATATGAAGCAGTGCTCGACGAGATCTCAACGGGTCGTCTTGAGGCCGGTCAAAGACTGAAAGTGTCGGAGCTGGCCAATCGCTTCGGCGTGAGCACAAGCCCCGTTCGCGAAGTACTGCGCCTACTGCAAGGTGAAGGGTTTGTTGAAATTCACCCAAACCGCGGCGCGGTGGTCAAGCAGGCGGATGCCAATACCATTCAGAATATCTTCGAAGTGCTTCAGTTGCTGGAGCCCTATTTTGTTTCCTGGTTCGCCGACTACGCCCAGCCGGAAATGATTGAGGAGATGGAAGACATTCAGCGGCGGATCGAGGAACTGCCAACTGCTGATCTGATTGCCTTTCGAAAGCTGGATATTGAATTTCATTGGGCGATTTGTCGCCAGCACTACAATCACGTCGCGGCCGATCTCTGGAGGAAGCTGCGCACCGCGTTGAATGTCCACGGTGCAAAACTGAGAATCAGCCCGGTCCGGTATCAGACGATCATGGAAGAGCATCGGGAGCTGATCGCGGCATTCAAGGCGCATGACGCGGCACGCGCTGAAGCGGCGATCAACAAGCACGTTGCCGGATCATTCACGCAAATGTCGCAACAGATGCGCGCGCTCGGCATCTGA
- a CDS encoding ABC transporter substrate-binding protein, with the protein MSKQRNLKSVLIGSVAMASLTMLHMGTALAADFKEAPQLAEKVKAGELPSVEERLPKSPLVMEPITSVGEYGGTLRRAILGGGDQHNIVRLIGSENLVRWSPNWSSIEPNIAESFEVSDDATTFTFKLRDGMKWSDGEPFTADDIMFWYEVLLDERLTPSKHPNFVETAGPVQVKKIDDTTVEFKFEEPNGLFLQNMAYGFGYYVVNFPKHYLAQFHIDHNPDVQKLVDAEPAAADWVQLFNLKAGPMHTPIFWQNADRPTLHPWHLKNGYGATERVVAERNPYFWKVDPDGQQLPYIDQITWDQVEDVEAILLKAFNGEIDYMARHIGRPVNLAALTDNKDRGKYDFYQVGDIPGSQTALMFNLNNADPVKNEIVNNLDFRKAVSHAVDREAINDIVYLGAGNPVQTAPHPLSPFYNEEWAKHSTSYDPEKAGALLDSIGLDKKDEDGFRLGPDGERFTLVFLVADVFGWQYPDVMELVAGYAKDVGLDFQVRASDRSRLFEIVSSGEHDAYLWNCPGGLVDAYANPDCYLPRGQAVFWAPKWAAWGADPSTGTEPPEEIKELFEIYRGVTSTADPAKQEESLVKLIDSASKQLLTVGLIQSNGAFGIARNNLRNHVDPMPIAGQLWTPAPYTSQFYFEGGDNLP; encoded by the coding sequence ATGAGTAAGCAGAGAAACTTGAAGTCTGTTCTGATCGGTAGCGTTGCCATGGCATCCCTGACGATGCTGCACATGGGAACTGCTCTTGCAGCGGACTTCAAGGAAGCACCGCAACTTGCCGAAAAGGTCAAGGCGGGGGAGCTTCCAAGTGTTGAAGAAAGACTGCCAAAGTCACCTTTGGTAATGGAACCGATCACCAGTGTTGGCGAATATGGCGGTACCTTGCGCCGTGCCATTCTTGGCGGCGGGGATCAGCACAATATCGTGCGCTTGATTGGATCTGAGAACCTGGTGCGCTGGAGCCCCAACTGGTCTTCCATTGAACCGAATATCGCAGAAAGCTTTGAGGTGTCCGACGACGCCACCACCTTCACGTTCAAGCTGCGTGACGGCATGAAATGGTCGGATGGCGAGCCGTTCACGGCCGATGACATCATGTTCTGGTATGAGGTTCTGCTTGATGAGCGGCTGACACCGAGCAAGCACCCGAATTTTGTCGAAACGGCAGGTCCGGTGCAGGTCAAAAAGATTGACGACACGACGGTCGAGTTCAAGTTTGAGGAGCCGAATGGACTGTTCCTGCAGAACATGGCCTACGGGTTCGGATATTACGTCGTCAACTTTCCGAAGCATTATCTCGCTCAATTCCATATCGATCACAATCCGGACGTTCAGAAGCTGGTGGATGCAGAGCCGGCGGCAGCAGATTGGGTTCAGCTGTTCAATCTGAAGGCCGGTCCCATGCACACGCCCATTTTCTGGCAAAATGCCGACCGTCCGACGCTGCACCCCTGGCATCTGAAGAATGGCTACGGCGCAACAGAAAGGGTCGTTGCCGAGCGCAATCCCTATTTCTGGAAGGTCGATCCGGATGGCCAGCAGCTGCCATACATCGATCAGATTACCTGGGACCAGGTGGAAGACGTTGAAGCCATCTTGCTGAAAGCGTTCAACGGAGAGATTGACTACATGGCGCGCCATATCGGTCGGCCGGTCAATCTGGCGGCGCTGACCGACAACAAGGACAGGGGTAAATACGACTTCTATCAGGTTGGAGACATTCCTGGCAGCCAGACAGCGCTCATGTTCAACCTAAACAATGCAGATCCGGTCAAAAACGAGATCGTCAACAATCTCGATTTCCGCAAGGCCGTCAGCCACGCGGTTGACCGCGAAGCGATCAACGACATTGTGTATCTCGGTGCGGGAAATCCGGTTCAAACAGCGCCGCATCCCCTGTCTCCGTTCTACAACGAAGAATGGGCAAAGCACTCCACAAGCTATGACCCGGAAAAGGCCGGTGCCCTGCTCGACAGCATCGGGCTGGACAAGAAGGACGAGGATGGTTTTCGACTGGGGCCTGATGGCGAACGGTTCACCCTTGTGTTTCTGGTCGCTGATGTATTCGGCTGGCAATACCCGGACGTGATGGAACTTGTTGCCGGTTACGCCAAGGATGTCGGTCTCGACTTCCAGGTCAGGGCAAGTGACAGGTCTCGCCTGTTCGAGATTGTCAGTTCCGGTGAACATGACGCTTATCTTTGGAACTGCCCGGGTGGACTGGTTGATGCCTACGCCAATCCGGACTGTTACCTGCCGCGTGGCCAGGCAGTGTTCTGGGCTCCCAAATGGGCAGCCTGGGGTGCGGATCCGAGCACCGGAACGGAGCCTCCGGAAGAGATCAAGGAACTCTTTGAGATCTACCGCGGTGTGACTTCGACTGCCGACCCTGCAAAACAGGAAGAGTCGCTGGTGAAACTCATCGACAGTGCCAGCAAGCAATTGCTGACAGTGGGGCTTATCCAGAGCAACGGTGCCTTTGGTATCGCAAGGAACAATTTGCGCAACCATGTGGACCCGATGCCAATTGCCGGCCAGCTGTGGACGCCGGCGCCCTATACGTCTCAGTTTTACTTCGAAGGCGGCGACAATCTGCCATAA
- a CDS encoding ABC transporter permease: MTVETTLGPSGTEEQHTPELLGPWALMWRKFRRHRVAYVSLWITGLIYFMALFGDFLAPEKIDETNRRGIFVPPQGIHFLVTDEDGKRSFQLHAKALKMQVDRATMRRSYVEDPNKIIPLGFFVEGYSYEILGLIPSKTHFFGPKNPRDIVYFLGSDRLGRDILSRIIIGTKISMSIGLVGIVVSLVIGVSLGGLSGYYGGWVDTLIQRLIEFLRSIPTIPLWMGLAAAIPLGWPPLYTYFVVTIIVSMIGWTSLAREVRGKFLSLRNEDFITAARLDGLTDWEVIRKHMVPSFSSHIIASLTLAVPLMILAETSLSFLGIGLQPPIVSWGTLLKEAQNIRSIIEAPWLLIAPGTMIVIAVLALNFLGDGLRDAADPHAH, translated from the coding sequence ATGACCGTTGAAACAACGCTTGGGCCGTCGGGCACTGAAGAACAACACACCCCGGAGCTGCTGGGTCCCTGGGCTCTCATGTGGCGCAAATTCCGTCGTCATCGTGTTGCCTATGTCAGTCTCTGGATCACCGGTCTCATCTATTTCATGGCCTTGTTCGGCGATTTTCTAGCGCCGGAAAAGATCGACGAGACCAACCGGCGGGGCATTTTCGTTCCTCCGCAGGGCATTCACTTCCTGGTGACAGACGAGGATGGCAAGCGCTCTTTCCAGCTTCATGCCAAAGCGTTGAAAATGCAGGTGGACCGGGCGACAATGCGGCGCAGCTATGTCGAAGACCCGAACAAGATCATCCCGCTCGGTTTTTTCGTGGAAGGCTACAGCTACGAGATCCTGGGTCTGATACCGTCCAAGACGCATTTCTTCGGCCCGAAGAACCCACGTGACATTGTGTATTTCCTCGGATCGGACAGGTTGGGCCGGGATATCCTTAGCCGCATCATTATCGGTACGAAGATTTCCATGTCGATCGGGCTTGTCGGCATTGTCGTCTCGCTGGTGATCGGCGTGTCGTTGGGTGGCCTCTCCGGCTACTACGGCGGATGGGTCGATACCCTCATTCAGCGCCTGATCGAGTTTTTGCGGTCTATACCCACCATACCTTTATGGATGGGACTTGCCGCGGCGATCCCGCTCGGATGGCCACCGCTTTACACCTATTTCGTGGTTACCATTATTGTTTCGATGATCGGGTGGACCAGCCTTGCGCGCGAGGTTCGAGGCAAATTCCTCTCGCTCAGAAATGAAGACTTCATCACGGCGGCCCGCCTTGACGGTTTGACGGATTGGGAGGTCATCCGCAAACACATGGTGCCTTCGTTCTCCAGTCACATCATCGCCTCTTTGACCCTGGCCGTTCCGCTGATGATCCTGGCCGAGACGTCCCTGTCCTTTCTTGGCATAGGGCTTCAGCCGCCCATCGTGTCGTGGGGAACGCTTTTGAAAGAGGCACAGAACATCCGTTCGATCATTGAAGCACCCTGGCTGCTGATTGCGCCGGGAACGATGATCGTGATTGCCGTTCTGGCACTCAACTTTCTGGGAGACGGCCTTCGTGATGCCGCTGATCCGCATGCACACTGA
- a CDS encoding ABC transporter permease, which yields MFGFLYRRLLYMIPTVFLISVVTFVIIQLPPGDYLDTLAAELSDSGGLDEGTMQALRDQYGLGQPMYVQYLKWMSQILFHGNFGISFEKNIPVNDIIWDKLGWTFAISLMTLLFIWMTALPIGIYSAVRKYSAGDYIATFFGFIGLAVPNFLLALVMMYVAFKYFGQSVGGLVSPQYLGEPWTFDKFLDLLAHIWMPIVVVGTSGAAALIRIMRANLLDELYRPYVVTARAKGMSEFQLLLKYPVRVALNPFVSTIGWILPTLVSGEIIVAVVMNLPTTGPLLLRALLVQDMYLAGSLILLVSILTVIGTLVSDLLLAWIDPRIRYQ from the coding sequence ATGTTTGGCTTTTTATACCGGCGCCTTCTTTACATGATCCCGACCGTCTTTTTGATTTCGGTCGTGACCTTCGTGATCATTCAGCTGCCACCTGGTGACTATTTGGACACATTGGCAGCCGAGTTGAGCGATTCCGGCGGCCTTGACGAGGGAACCATGCAGGCGCTGAGGGATCAGTACGGTCTCGGTCAGCCAATGTATGTTCAATATCTCAAATGGATGTCCCAGATCCTGTTTCACGGCAATTTCGGGATCTCCTTTGAAAAGAACATTCCCGTCAACGACATCATCTGGGACAAGCTCGGCTGGACGTTCGCCATTTCGCTGATGACACTTCTTTTCATCTGGATGACAGCCCTTCCGATTGGCATTTATTCTGCCGTTCGCAAATATTCTGCCGGGGACTATATCGCCACGTTTTTTGGATTCATCGGGCTCGCGGTTCCAAATTTCCTGCTCGCTCTGGTGATGATGTATGTGGCCTTCAAGTATTTCGGTCAGAGTGTCGGCGGACTTGTCAGCCCGCAATATCTTGGCGAACCCTGGACCTTCGACAAGTTTCTGGATCTTCTGGCGCACATATGGATGCCGATCGTGGTTGTCGGCACCTCGGGTGCGGCTGCGTTGATCCGCATCATGCGCGCCAACCTCCTGGATGAACTTTACAGGCCGTATGTCGTCACGGCGCGCGCAAAGGGCATGTCCGAGTTCCAGCTGCTGCTCAAATACCCGGTCCGTGTGGCACTCAATCCGTTCGTCTCGACCATCGGCTGGATCCTTCCGACACTTGTGTCCGGGGAAATCATTGTCGCAGTTGTCATGAACCTGCCAACGACGGGACCGCTTCTCCTCAGGGCATTGCTGGTGCAGGACATGTATCTCGCGGGATCACTCATCCTCCTGGTCAGCATACTGACCGTGATCGGTACACTTGTCTCCGACTTGCTGCTTGCCTGGATTGATCCGAGGATTCGCTATCAATGA
- a CDS encoding ABC transporter ATP-binding protein — MSDAILEVRDLNMHFPVGGGLFGKSTDVVRAVDGISFDVRRRETFGIVGESGSGKTTLGRCIMRVLKPSSGSIVLRRKDGQEVDLCQSGKAELRDIWKDMRMVFQDPQSSLNPRLRVLEIVGQSLRKSEGLSGKDLSERVAQLLRQVGLRPEFLMRYPNAFSGGQRQRLGIARALATQPELIIADEAVSALDVSIQAQILNLLQDLQEEFSLTYVFIAHDLAVVEHICDRIAVMYLGQVVELAETEALFRAPKHPYTRALLDAVPVPDPRKRRGKHKASKLADGAAGSKGCRFAARCPHATDLCRNEAPPAKRVQDADVLCHFAGEI, encoded by the coding sequence ATGTCTGATGCGATCCTGGAGGTTCGAGACCTCAACATGCACTTTCCCGTTGGTGGCGGTTTGTTCGGCAAATCCACGGATGTGGTTCGAGCGGTCGACGGCATCAGTTTTGATGTTCGCCGCCGCGAAACCTTCGGCATTGTCGGTGAAAGCGGAAGCGGCAAGACAACCCTTGGCCGATGCATCATGCGTGTGCTCAAGCCGTCTTCAGGCAGTATTGTCCTGCGCCGAAAGGACGGTCAGGAAGTGGATCTTTGCCAGAGTGGCAAGGCCGAACTGCGCGATATCTGGAAAGACATGCGCATGGTGTTTCAGGATCCTCAGTCCTCGCTCAATCCTCGTCTACGCGTCTTGGAAATTGTCGGCCAAAGCCTGCGCAAGTCTGAAGGTCTGAGCGGCAAGGACCTGTCGGAGCGTGTGGCACAACTGCTACGACAGGTTGGATTGAGGCCGGAATTCCTGATGCGCTATCCGAATGCCTTTTCAGGAGGTCAGCGCCAAAGACTGGGCATTGCCAGGGCGCTGGCCACGCAGCCTGAATTGATCATCGCCGATGAAGCGGTATCGGCACTCGATGTTTCCATTCAGGCTCAGATCCTGAACCTTTTGCAGGATCTGCAGGAGGAGTTTTCTCTCACATATGTGTTCATCGCGCACGACCTGGCGGTTGTTGAACACATCTGCGACCGCATAGCGGTGATGTATCTGGGGCAGGTGGTTGAGCTGGCGGAAACAGAGGCACTGTTCCGGGCGCCCAAACATCCCTATACGCGCGCATTGCTTGATGCCGTCCCGGTGCCCGACCCACGAAAACGGCGTGGCAAACACAAGGCATCCAAGCTGGCAGATGGTGCGGCAGGTTCCAAAGGGTGTCGTTTTGCTGCGCGGTGCCCACACGCAACGGACCTTTGCCGCAACGAGGCGCCACCTGCAAAGAGAGTGCAGGACGCGGACGTGCTTTGTCACTTCGCGGGCGAGATCTGA